A DNA window from Selenomonas sp. oral taxon 126 contains the following coding sequences:
- a CDS encoding DUF2691 family protein — protein sequence MRTLNHIKKISFIIPNEWGQYLYRILSPIKDIVDGTWEVYGTWEVVDLQAWKNINGEMVDLFDSDYFSNQDFFSLLESDMYYIVSGIFSLKSSIENKKDNLNTPYLEVIVTDSVYVDISSVDDKIISALYTNAVNQGFENIEMDG from the coding sequence GTGAGAACTTTGAATCATATAAAAAAAATAAGTTTCATCATTCCAAATGAATGGGGACAATATTTATATCGTATACTTTCCCCCATAAAGGATATCGTCGATGGTACATGGGAGGTTTATGGTACATGGGAAGTTGTTGATCTTCAGGCATGGAAAAATATAAACGGTGAAATGGTTGATTTATTTGATTCCGATTATTTTTCAAACCAAGATTTTTTCTCATTGCTCGAGTCAGATATGTACTATATAGTATCAGGTATATTCAGCTTAAAATCTTCCATCGAAAACAAAAAGGATAATCTGAATACACCTTATTTAGAAGTCATTGTAACAGATAGTGTATATGTAGATATTTCTTCTGTTGATGACAAGATAATATCTGCCTTGTATACGAATGCAGTAAACCAAGGATTTGAAAATATTGAAATGGATGGATAA
- a CDS encoding hemagglutinin repeat-containing protein yields the protein MRKKDLARKITSWITLGVFSMQPILTFAAEILPDTSAPISQQPLVMETASGHPLVQIAPPSAGGVSMNLYTFFNVPERGAILNNSYNLSNTELAGYVQGNPNLMGGTARIIVNEVTSANPSELRGFLEVAGDRAGVVIANPNGILADGAGFLNTARVTLATGRTEMDAAGKLAALRIDDGKVVITGNGLSAKGVDSAELYARAIEVNAGLWAEHAKIVTGANTIRYADGEISPITADSNTPAYALDLSAIGGMYANRIALVGTEKGLGVNLEGQITSTQATSLDVNGNLKTSGNLYSDGTTSIHAKETANSGTIYSVADTDVSATALQNDGKIISGANTALQADTIINRGTLGSSIAPSGAANANGVLTIGAKTLVNSDANILSGNDISITADNIHTQNGTIAGNGDISVAAAQHLDIEKATLQSGRNFSIQADSMPLTGNISSGKDLSVALNSDLTNASAADSFGNLHAGGNLTAEVNGAVFNRKNLEADGTLTLTATGNLTQTNEGRISGQNLNLTAADIHNQNLIQADKRTNIAAVRLKNDATGKIYGEDISIQAKHVVNEKNARLESRLADEMAVLKQKADHLEAAHRVDVTRFTSWGAVNAYKANIHNAELAYDAQLSVVDGIKAELEHLPSGVIAARKGLSVTADTIRNSGNALLYAGRDMDLSATEGLTNRGARIEAQGSIRITAPVTKNENAAFSAKRVITETRTNPTKLRIDEDRHTEIGQAFPEWEFREINSGYGAYHSNVAPKVILEPAEYKPLEQISEEERAAGEKPIPEELIGTMTPTYAYDDPIFKQFGITSMNTERPAADDPARAAWDTQYKGILAQLNEKITAYNAEATKYNQKIGKAAGQKIIYFSVIRSHSLISRESVTSTLPGSILAGGNILLNSAVENDDSNIVAGRTLQALGTVKEDAAKQQELTVTFGTTQASYTERRNWLHKGKVRKYHGIVFMKPEIAKGNASPIGIQTYAGGSAVPVDRTDITNTQRERVQNALSPFGLAPSNTAQTGDDEQVERLFVSSLYRVHPESTANYLIETDPAFTNKRNFLSSDYMYRQMKWDQDKIPKRVGDGFYEQQLLAEQILKQTGKRHLEGYTDDEAAFKALMDAGISYAEEMNIAPGIALSKEQVAALTTDIVWMEERDVYVNGKKERAIYPVFYARNTNGLRLAEGGSLISAKNISVETKDALKNAGTLYAENLLAQAGDIENTGLMRGKNISLKSEHDINVQGSVIGDKNVLLDAKNNITVSSTTERLAHQDVLNTTAGIAARDNDGVLAMRAGKDITLTGATLSANGNSASILLAAGENISLNTKKLQSDKDMTENAENYLRTKRGTELGTEIRADGNISLAAGNDLTARAATIESKSGTTSLSAGNDISLTAGRETAEDHYGIRYKSSGLLSTKTTTIRTDTETDTAMTSKVTGQDVQISAKRDASFTAADIAADHNVNISAGRNVSVTSAENYAHTENYKEVKKSGIFGSGGLGFTIGTQQTKTTRDSDALTQQGTNIAALSGSVTISAGENAHISSSNILADKDATITAKDIHIDGKDNIYRESITQESKTTGLTVSLSHGLLDLGQSLYTPISRIGEVQDDRLKAVYALRTGRMMHDAFKKNPLTGQTFSLNVSFGTSKSYSRMEAATTEYAGSRIASGGNTNITAGERDLTVKGSAVTGSDVSLTAKGNVRLESGENTNITTTTNKFSSASIGASFSPQGLSDISINANKGNGSSKETVTSYSPTIVAAENNLSLTSGKDMDIIGSKAQGDRITARVGRNLNIETLQEKETYEEQNKSTGFGFSWSMNPITKHFSKPTIGRDWSKGTIDSHYRSAHDQAGFFAGSKGFDIYVEKNTDLKGGVIASKASPDKNHLSTGTFSFSNLKNEAEYNAKDTGSSAQIKPTLRLTKEEDPDGNKKERLKVVQSLHSTPSIPIVVQGDASSTTKSAIAPGTIDIRENPSQDISALSRDTANSLNELGRIFDKKTIEEQQELVSVFREEAFRLLHNLPDDGSGRKAFLHSLVGGLISQFAGAGFASGAAGAGLNEALINNLKGLDPTIAQVISGVLGAAAAKAINGDATAGATAAASGTKHNFFGGAATGSITPQIMAALTGYVIVVYAGVQYIQNTATNKIVAQLQQDGNWLLNNVDSTLESVFKEHNIPYSQPQTLNGPHYYITPPITVTPPDHERFTFDLSPNILDLKYKPYTNPLFDFKEQWSSQDFSDGNRFLSKGVEKEKADKAYPPANEHSSTNNPKDFEKTGKPNSSIDRVDEKGRIITRRWYDGDGRAKKDVDFTDHGNPKTHPEVPHEHTWEWDKNGNARRK from the coding sequence ATGAGAAAGAAAGACCTTGCCCGAAAGATCACGAGTTGGATCACGCTCGGTGTTTTTTCGATGCAGCCCATACTCACCTTTGCCGCAGAAATCCTCCCGGACACCTCCGCTCCGATCTCTCAGCAGCCGTTGGTGATGGAGACGGCGAGCGGGCATCCTCTCGTACAGATCGCGCCCCCATCTGCGGGCGGCGTGTCAATGAATCTCTATACGTTCTTTAACGTACCCGAGCGCGGCGCGATCCTCAACAACAGCTATAATCTCTCCAATACGGAGCTTGCAGGGTATGTGCAGGGAAATCCGAACCTCATGGGCGGTACTGCGCGTATCATCGTTAATGAAGTCACAAGTGCAAATCCATCCGAACTGCGCGGCTTTTTAGAGGTCGCAGGTGACAGGGCCGGTGTCGTTATTGCCAATCCGAACGGGATTTTGGCAGATGGTGCCGGCTTTTTGAATACGGCAAGGGTAACACTTGCCACAGGACGCACAGAGATGGATGCCGCAGGAAAACTCGCTGCACTGCGCATCGACGACGGCAAAGTCGTCATTACAGGAAATGGCCTGAGTGCAAAGGGCGTAGATTCTGCCGAACTCTATGCACGCGCCATCGAAGTCAACGCAGGACTTTGGGCAGAACACGCAAAGATTGTCACAGGCGCAAATACAATCCGCTATGCGGATGGAGAAATCTCGCCCATCACTGCGGACAGCAACACGCCCGCCTATGCCCTCGATCTTTCGGCAATCGGCGGTATGTATGCGAATCGGATCGCACTGGTCGGAACAGAAAAAGGGCTCGGTGTCAATCTCGAAGGTCAGATCACGAGCACACAGGCGACCTCCCTCGATGTGAACGGAAACCTGAAGACCTCCGGCAACCTCTATTCGGACGGAACAACATCCATCCACGCAAAGGAAACAGCAAACAGCGGAACGATATATAGTGTTGCAGATACTGATGTATCCGCGACAGCACTTCAAAATGACGGAAAGATCATCAGCGGTGCAAATACTGCGCTCCAAGCAGATACGATTATCAACCGTGGAACGCTTGGGAGCAGCATCGCCCCCTCCGGCGCGGCAAATGCAAACGGCGTGTTGACAATCGGCGCAAAAACTCTTGTCAACTCTGACGCAAATATCCTCAGTGGAAACGATATCTCCATTACGGCAGACAATATTCATACCCAAAATGGTACGATTGCAGGAAATGGAGATATTTCAGTTGCGGCAGCGCAGCATCTGGACATTGAAAAGGCAACCTTGCAGAGCGGCAGGAACTTCTCTATACAGGCAGATTCGATGCCGCTCACGGGGAATATTTCCAGCGGCAAAGATTTATCCGTTGCGCTGAACAGCGATCTGACAAATGCCTCCGCCGCAGATTCTTTCGGAAATCTCCATGCCGGCGGCAATCTCACGGCAGAGGTCAATGGGGCTGTATTCAATAGGAAGAACCTCGAAGCAGACGGCACACTCACACTCACAGCAACGGGAAATCTCACACAGACAAACGAGGGCAGAATCTCCGGACAGAACCTGAACCTCACGGCAGCAGATATCCATAATCAAAACCTCATTCAGGCGGACAAGCGTACCAATATCGCTGCTGTACGACTAAAAAACGATGCCACAGGCAAAATCTATGGTGAAGATATCTCCATCCAAGCAAAGCATGTCGTAAACGAGAAGAACGCGCGCCTTGAATCCCGCCTTGCCGATGAGATGGCTGTCTTAAAGCAAAAAGCAGACCATCTGGAGGCGGCGCACCGCGTTGATGTGACAAGATTCACCTCATGGGGCGCGGTGAATGCGTATAAAGCAAACATCCATAACGCTGAACTCGCCTATGATGCACAACTGTCTGTAGTAGACGGAATCAAGGCAGAACTTGAACACCTCCCCTCTGGTGTCATTGCTGCGAGAAAGGGGCTGTCTGTCACCGCAGATACCATTCGCAATTCGGGAAACGCACTCCTATACGCCGGCAGGGATATGGATCTTTCTGCCACGGAGGGGCTTACGAATCGCGGCGCACGCATTGAGGCACAGGGGAGTATCCGCATTACTGCGCCCGTCACGAAAAACGAGAATGCCGCCTTTTCTGCAAAGCGCGTCATTACCGAGACAAGAACCAATCCCACAAAACTTCGGATTGACGAAGACCGTCACACCGAAATAGGTCAGGCATTTCCCGAGTGGGAGTTCCGCGAGATCAACAGCGGATACGGCGCATACCACAGTAATGTCGCTCCAAAAGTGATTCTGGAGCCTGCTGAATACAAACCGCTGGAACAGATTTCAGAGGAAGAACGTGCCGCCGGCGAGAAGCCCATTCCCGAGGAACTGATCGGCACCATGACTCCGACTTATGCCTACGACGATCCGATCTTCAAGCAGTTCGGCATCACCTCCATGAACACGGAACGGCCGGCAGCAGATGATCCCGCGCGTGCTGCATGGGACACGCAATACAAAGGAATCCTCGCACAGCTCAACGAAAAGATCACGGCATATAATGCAGAGGCAACGAAGTATAATCAAAAAATTGGCAAAGCTGCGGGACAGAAAATCATTTACTTCAGTGTCATCCGCAGTCATTCGCTCATCTCAAGGGAAAGCGTTACCTCTACCTTGCCCGGCAGCATTCTAGCAGGTGGCAATATCCTCCTAAACAGTGCTGTAGAGAATGATGACAGCAATATTGTTGCGGGGCGTACCTTGCAGGCCCTCGGCACTGTCAAAGAGGATGCCGCGAAACAGCAGGAACTTACTGTTACCTTTGGAACGACACAGGCTAGCTATACCGAAAGAAGGAACTGGCTCCATAAAGGAAAAGTACGGAAATATCACGGCATAGTCTTCATGAAGCCCGAAATTGCAAAAGGGAATGCATCTCCCATCGGTATTCAGACCTATGCGGGGGGCAGTGCTGTGCCCGTCGATCGGACAGATATTACAAACACACAGAGAGAGCGCGTGCAAAACGCCCTCTCCCCCTTCGGACTTGCTCCCTCCAATACGGCACAGACAGGTGATGACGAACAGGTCGAACGGCTCTTTGTCAGTTCCCTTTATCGTGTACACCCGGAATCCACGGCAAACTACCTCATCGAGACCGATCCCGCCTTTACAAACAAAAGAAACTTCCTCTCCTCGGACTATATGTATCGGCAGATGAAGTGGGATCAGGATAAGATTCCTAAGAGAGTCGGCGACGGCTTCTACGAACAGCAGTTGCTCGCTGAGCAAATTCTAAAGCAAACAGGAAAACGCCATCTCGAAGGCTATACCGATGACGAGGCCGCATTCAAGGCACTCATGGATGCGGGTATTTCCTATGCCGAGGAAATGAACATCGCTCCCGGCATTGCGCTCTCCAAGGAACAGGTCGCAGCCCTCACCACGGATATCGTCTGGATGGAGGAGCGCGACGTCTATGTGAACGGCAAAAAGGAACGCGCCATCTATCCTGTCTTCTACGCAAGGAATACGAATGGTCTCCGTCTTGCCGAGGGCGGCAGCCTCATCTCGGCAAAGAATATCTCCGTTGAAACAAAAGACGCACTGAAGAATGCAGGGACACTCTACGCCGAGAACCTCCTTGCACAGGCAGGAGATATTGAAAACACGGGACTAATGCGCGGCAAGAATATCAGTCTGAAATCCGAACATGATATCAATGTGCAGGGTTCTGTGATCGGAGACAAGAATGTCCTCCTCGATGCGAAGAACAACATCACCGTCAGCAGCACCACAGAACGGCTTGCCCATCAGGACGTACTGAATACAACCGCTGGAATTGCTGCCCGTGACAATGACGGCGTTCTTGCCATGCGTGCAGGAAAGGACATCACACTGACGGGCGCAACACTCTCCGCAAATGGCAATAGCGCCAGCATCCTTCTCGCGGCAGGAGAAAACATCTCGCTCAATACAAAAAAACTCCAGAGCGATAAGGATATGACGGAGAATGCAGAAAACTATCTCCGTACAAAGCGCGGTACGGAACTCGGTACAGAGATTCGCGCGGACGGGAATATCTCGCTTGCCGCAGGAAACGACCTTACGGCACGAGCCGCGACCATCGAGAGCAAAAGCGGCACGACTTCCCTCTCTGCCGGAAACGATATATCCCTCACCGCAGGACGGGAGACAGCCGAGGATCACTATGGCATTCGGTATAAGTCGAGCGGACTTCTCTCCACAAAAACCACGACTATCCGTACAGATACGGAGACAGATACCGCGATGACAAGCAAGGTCACGGGTCAGGATGTCCAGATTTCTGCCAAACGTGACGCATCCTTTACGGCGGCAGATATCGCTGCAGATCACAATGTGAACATCTCTGCCGGACGGAATGTCTCTGTCACCTCGGCAGAGAACTATGCCCATACGGAAAACTACAAAGAGGTCAAGAAGTCCGGCATCTTCGGTTCTGGCGGACTCGGCTTCACCATCGGAACACAGCAGACAAAGACCACGCGTGACAGCGATGCCCTCACACAGCAGGGAACGAATATTGCAGCCCTTAGCGGAAGCGTCACCATCTCTGCAGGAGAGAACGCGCACATCTCATCGAGCAATATCCTCGCAGATAAAGATGCAACCATTACAGCGAAGGATATCCATATCGACGGCAAGGACAACATCTACCGCGAGAGTATCACGCAGGAGAGCAAGACGACAGGTCTTACCGTCAGTCTCAGTCATGGACTCCTCGACCTCGGACAGTCGCTCTATACCCCGATCAGCCGTATCGGAGAGGTACAGGATGACCGTCTCAAAGCCGTATACGCCTTGCGGACGGGACGGATGATGCACGATGCGTTCAAGAAAAATCCTCTCACGGGTCAGACCTTCTCCCTGAACGTCAGCTTCGGCACGAGCAAATCCTACAGCCGTATGGAAGCTGCGACAACCGAATATGCAGGGAGCCGCATCGCGTCGGGTGGAAATACAAACATCACCGCAGGAGAGCGTGACCTGACCGTCAAGGGCAGTGCCGTCACGGGAAGCGATGTCTCCCTCACAGCCAAGGGGAACGTGCGCCTTGAATCCGGTGAGAATACAAATATCACCACAACGACCAACAAATTCAGCTCTGCGAGCATCGGAGCATCCTTTTCCCCGCAGGGGCTATCGGATATCAGCATCAACGCGAACAAGGGGAATGGCAGCAGCAAGGAAACAGTCACATCCTACTCCCCCACCATCGTTGCCGCCGAGAACAATCTCAGCCTCACCTCCGGCAAGGACATGGACATCATCGGGAGCAAGGCGCAGGGAGATCGGATCACGGCAAGAGTCGGCAGGAATCTCAATATTGAGACCCTACAGGAGAAAGAAACCTACGAGGAGCAGAATAAATCTACAGGCTTCGGATTCTCTTGGAGCATGAATCCAATAACAAAACACTTCTCCAAACCGACCATTGGCAGGGATTGGAGTAAAGGAACTATCGACTCGCACTACCGCAGCGCACACGATCAGGCAGGATTCTTTGCGGGAAGCAAAGGTTTTGATATCTACGTCGAAAAGAATACAGACCTCAAGGGCGGCGTTATTGCAAGCAAAGCGTCTCCCGACAAGAACCACCTCTCCACAGGGACGTTCTCATTCAGCAACCTCAAGAATGAGGCGGAGTATAACGCAAAAGACACTGGCTCTTCTGCGCAGATAAAACCGACACTTCGCTTAACAAAAGAAGAGGATCCTGACGGAAACAAAAAAGAGCGTCTGAAAGTAGTGCAGTCATTGCACTCCACTCCTTCCATTCCCATCGTAGTACAGGGAGATGCAAGCAGCACGACAAAGTCTGCCATCGCACCGGGTACCATCGACATCCGCGAGAATCCATCGCAGGATATCTCTGCACTCAGCCGAGATACAGCAAACTCACTGAACGAACTCGGCAGGATCTTCGACAAGAAGACCATCGAGGAGCAACAGGAACTTGTAAGCGTATTCCGAGAGGAGGCATTCCGTCTCCTGCACAATCTTCCCGACGATGGAAGCGGACGTAAAGCTTTCCTTCATTCCCTCGTCGGAGGACTCATAAGTCAGTTTGCAGGAGCAGGCTTTGCTTCGGGTGCAGCAGGTGCAGGACTCAACGAGGCACTGATTAACAACCTAAAAGGTCTTGACCCCACTATTGCACAGGTAATCAGTGGCGTCCTCGGCGCAGCTGCTGCAAAAGCAATCAACGGAGATGCAACAGCAGGAGCAACCGCGGCTGCGAGTGGGACGAAGCATAATTTCTTTGGGGGTGCCGCAACCGGTTCTATAACCCCGCAGATCATGGCAGCATTAACAGGGTATGTGATCGTAGTTTATGCAGGTGTGCAATATATCCAAAATACTGCCACAAACAAGATTGTAGCGCAACTGCAACAGGACGGAAATTGGTTGTTGAATAACGTGGATTCTACTCTTGAGTCTGTTTTTAAAGAGCACAACATACCTTATTCTCAACCACAGACGCTAAATGGTCCGCATTACTATATCACACCACCAATAACGGTGACTCCGCCAGATCATGAGCGGTTTACTTTTGATCTCTCCCCCAATATCCTAGATCTTAAATACAAGCCATATACCAATCCCTTGTTCGACTTTAAGGAGCAATGGAGCAGCCAAGACTTCTCTGATGGTAACAGGTTCCTTTCGAAAGGAGTTGAAAAAGAGAAAGCAGATAAAGCCTATCCTCCTGCCAATGAGCATTCATCTACCAACAATCCTAAAGATTTCGAGAAAACCGGCAAGCCAAATTCATCTATAGACCGTGTAGATGAAAAAGGCCGAATCATCACAAGGCGTTGGTATGATGGGGATGGACGCGCAAAAAAAGATGTAGATTTTACAGATCATGGAAATCCTAAAACACATCCCGAAGTTCCTCATGAACACACATGGGAATGGGATAAAAATGGTAATGCGAGGAGAAAATAG
- a CDS encoding hemagglutinin repeat-containing protein: protein MRLEVGENTSFAPQGLSNININANKANGNSKELLTAYSPTLVVAENTLSLTSGKDMDIIGSKAQGEKITAKVGGNLNIETLQEKENYEEQNKSAGFGVSWNVNQTKKETTDANGNTKIETLRSFFKPTFSASWNKGNIDSYYRSARDQAGFFAGSGGFDIYIEKNTDLKGGIIASEASPDKNKLSTGTLSFSDLKNEADYSAKSIGASYHKYGNYDNMSEDEQDKVYNTKGLAPVLPMPVVGSADSTTKSAVAPATIDIRENPTQDISALSRDTVNALNELGRIFDKQTMEERQELAAVFGEEAFRLLHNMKDDGSVGKIAAHAAVAGILSQITGNGFTSGAAGAGLNEALIKSLKGLDPGLAQMISGLLGAAAAKVAGGNALAGASAAISGTKWNHLGKDKNTRPIRVGIGVETDGTGHVSFIVENEDGSYEEANYGRYGAKHVPSIGAWPNGIGRYLIDNDFDPYHSTRKIYFFNPNIIDPNNAVYAYNHAIFDGGYEYREVSPSNQMLIERNRSVKYYYELPSGVSDYRLLSHNCVTTSIAPMIYGYLGAPPKINETLYLLSTYIAPDQIAFRVNADWVLNHGKGLVEEVIE from the coding sequence GTGCGTCTTGAAGTGGGTGAGAATACATCCTTTGCGCCGCAGGGGCTCTCGAACATCAACATCAACGCGAACAAAGCCAATGGCAACAGCAAAGAATTGCTCACCGCTTACTCTCCTACCCTCGTTGTCGCAGAGAACACTCTCAGCCTTACCTCGGGCAAGGATATGGACATCATCGGGAGCAAGGCACAGGGAGAGAAGATCACCGCAAAGGTCGGCGGGAATCTGAACATCGAAACCTTGCAGGAGAAGGAGAACTATGAGGAGCAGAATAAATCTGCGGGCTTCGGAGTCTCTTGGAATGTCAACCAGACGAAAAAGGAAACGACGGACGCCAACGGGAATACGAAGATAGAAACGCTTCGTTCCTTCTTCAAGCCCACATTCAGCGCATCTTGGAACAAAGGAAATATCGACTCCTACTACCGCAGTGCACGCGATCAGGCAGGATTTTTCGCTGGAAGTGGTGGCTTTGACATCTACATCGAAAAGAATACCGATCTAAAGGGCGGCATTATCGCAAGTGAAGCATCCCCTGATAAGAATAAACTTTCCACAGGTACACTCTCCTTTAGCGATCTCAAAAACGAGGCAGACTACAGCGCAAAGAGCATTGGCGCCTCCTACCACAAATATGGAAACTATGACAACATGTCAGAGGACGAGCAAGACAAGGTTTACAACACCAAAGGACTTGCGCCGGTTCTCCCCATGCCCGTTGTCGGAAGTGCCGACAGCACAACAAAATCTGCCGTTGCACCAGCGACCATCGACATCCGTGAGAATCCGACACAGGACATATCTGCCCTCAGCAGAGATACTGTGAATGCACTCAATGAGCTAGGGCGTATCTTTGACAAACAAACGATGGAAGAACGGCAGGAACTTGCCGCCGTATTCGGCGAAGAGGCATTCCGTCTCCTGCATAACATGAAGGACGACGGCAGTGTAGGCAAGATTGCCGCGCACGCAGCTGTTGCCGGCATCCTGAGCCAAATCACGGGCAACGGCTTCACTTCGGGTGCCGCCGGCGCGGGACTCAACGAGGCACTCATCAAGAGCCTCAAAGGGCTGGATCCAGGTCTCGCCCAAATGATCAGCGGTCTGCTCGGTGCCGCCGCCGCAAAGGTTGCCGGTGGGAATGCACTCGCGGGAGCATCTGCGGCAATTAGCGGGACGAAGTGGAATCACTTAGGAAAAGATAAAAATACTCGTCCCATCCGTGTCGGAATAGGTGTAGAAACAGATGGCACAGGTCATGTCTCATTTATTGTAGAGAATGAAGATGGGAGCTATGAAGAAGCAAACTATGGGCGCTATGGTGCCAAACACGTTCCCAGTATTGGGGCATGGCCAAATGGAATAGGTAGATATCTTATCGATAATGATTTTGATCCATATCATTCAACTCGAAAGATATACTTCTTCAATCCAAATATTATTGATCCCAATAATGCTGTATATGCCTATAATCATGCAATATTCGATGGAGGATATGAGTATAGAGAGGTATCTCCTTCGAATCAAATGCTTATTGAAAGAAATCGCTCTGTTAAATATTATTATGAACTACCTAGTGGCGTTTCTGACTATCGGTTGCTGTCTCATAATTGCGTTACAACATCAATCGCCCCTATGATCTATGGATACTTGGGAGCACCACCTAAGATTAATGAAACCTTGTATCTACTAAGTACTTACATAGCCCCGGATCAAATCGCATTTAGAGTAAATGCAGATTGGGTTCTTAATCATGGAAAGGGGTTGGTAGAAGAGGTTATCGAATGA
- a CDS encoding ABC transporter substrate-binding protein — protein MKRYTLFIVVIALLVTIIAAGSAFLSSGSPAVKRHPMQELTAYTTLPAEIAAVLSEEYEKEYNIRVNFVQLSSEQILTRLNEQSLEEGDGKAALVLTDRETLDRAAAAGYLVPYISEKGDQVADSFRHPNRYWTGVWYDPVVFAVNQDYLRTHLDLPNSWQQLTRQRDIRIGTTDFMAADASSNLLYSMIAEYGDQRAFEIWRRIQPKIIQYSKYLHTPVRQAGMGEVDLSVAVLSETLRYVHDEYPIRILYPVDGTSAVIYGTGIAFRAAEHDARAAEVFADWLLTDEAQLSLAQHRFYFLTTNPMTLSYQMFAGKDINIFKNRPYFSKEEKEILLDRWIKEVRFYEE, from the coding sequence ATGAAGCGGTATACGCTATTTATCGTCGTGATTGCTCTTCTCGTGACAATAATTGCTGCGGGGTCGGCATTTCTCTCGTCCGGCTCGCCTGCAGTGAAGCGTCATCCCATGCAGGAACTGACAGCATATACGACACTTCCCGCAGAGATTGCGGCGGTTCTGTCCGAGGAGTATGAAAAAGAGTATAATATTCGTGTCAATTTCGTTCAGCTGTCCTCCGAACAGATTCTAACGCGCCTCAATGAGCAATCACTTGAGGAGGGAGATGGGAAAGCTGCCCTTGTCCTGACGGATCGTGAGACGCTGGATCGCGCCGCCGCTGCGGGGTATCTTGTGCCCTATATCTCAGAGAAGGGCGATCAAGTTGCGGACTCGTTCCGCCATCCGAACCGCTACTGGACAGGGGTCTGGTATGATCCCGTCGTCTTTGCTGTGAATCAGGACTATCTGCGCACACATCTCGATCTGCCGAACTCTTGGCAGCAGCTCACGCGGCAGCGCGACATCCGCATAGGAACGACGGATTTTATGGCGGCAGATGCCTCCTCGAATCTGCTCTACAGCATGATTGCCGAGTACGGAGATCAGCGCGCGTTTGAGATTTGGCGCAGGATTCAGCCGAAGATCATACAGTATTCCAAATACCTGCACACGCCGGTACGGCAGGCAGGGATGGGCGAGGTAGATCTCTCTGTTGCGGTTCTGAGCGAGACGCTCCGCTATGTGCATGATGAGTATCCCATCCGCATTCTCTATCCCGTGGACGGCACGTCTGCGGTCATCTATGGGACGGGCATTGCCTTCCGTGCGGCGGAGCATGATGCCCGTGCAGCCGAGGTCTTTGCCGACTGGCTGCTGACGGATGAGGCACAGTTGTCACTCGCGCAGCATCGCTTCTATTTCCTCACCACGAATCCCATGACACTTTCCTATCAGATGTTTGCAGGGAAGGATATCAACATTTTTAAAAACAGACCGTATTTCAGTAAGGAGGAAAAGGAGATCCTCCTGGATCGCTGGATCAAAGAGGTGCGGTTCTACGAAGAGTAA